From a region of the Desulfobotulus mexicanus genome:
- a CDS encoding DUF2062 domain-containing protein, producing MTPKQRLIHIYRQLEQLGGEKTFVARGFAIGVFISMTPTIPLNTVLAVILGFLLRGSIPAAFIGTLISNPVTIPFLYYAAYWLGVTITGVQGVSFNEILTLAYHFNGPGTLQEKIHEAGHLIHGKVPVLWATLTGGIIMGIPVAIGTYYLTLRLLRASTSERLIPSEEKHKNDSTPDPS from the coding sequence ATGACGCCGAAACAACGCCTTATTCATATTTATCGGCAACTTGAACAGCTGGGAGGCGAAAAAACCTTTGTTGCACGGGGTTTTGCCATCGGTGTTTTCATTTCCATGACACCCACCATCCCCCTTAACACCGTACTGGCCGTTATCCTTGGTTTTTTACTCCGGGGAAGCATACCTGCAGCCTTCATAGGAACCCTGATTTCCAACCCGGTCACCATTCCTTTTCTTTATTACGCCGCATACTGGCTAGGTGTCACAATTACAGGAGTACAGGGTGTCAGCTTTAATGAAATCCTTACCCTTGCCTACCATTTCAACGGTCCCGGAACCCTGCAGGAAAAAATACATGAAGCCGGTCACCTGATTCATGGAAAGGTGCCGGTACTCTGGGCCACCCTTACGGGTGGGATTATCATGGGAATTCCGGTGGCAATTGGTACCTATTATCTCACGCTGCGCCTTTTACGGGCATCCACATCTGAAAGACTTATACCAAGTGAGGAAAAGCATAAGAATGACAGCACCCCAGACCCTTCTTAA
- a CDS encoding insulinase family protein: protein MNMMKDSEKSSLSEGQRIGGYIVRKTASLPEIRGEYYALEHESTGARHVHVACDDSENTFAVGFKTVPADETGVAHILEHTALCGSARYPVRDPFFSMIKRSLNTFMNAFTASDWTMYPFATQNRKDFYNLLGVYLDAAFFPKLDVLSFRQEGHRLEFDEDGVLQRMGVVYNEMKGAMSSPSQIMGRGLLKALYPDVTYGHNSGGDPAFIPELTHEDLLAFHSRHYHPSNAWFFTYGNMPLEDHLQVIEKEVLSHFKRLDPKTDVASQPRWKNSRKIRETYPAIAGPNLEKECQIALAWLTPDILDTRSVLGFVLLEQILLGNAGAPLRKALMDSGLGTAVCDGAGFDGDNRDTAFCCGLKGMAEKDAEALETLIMDTLRELAEKGIERELADAAIHQLEFQKKEISNSPYPYGLKMIMGVAGTWFHGGDPLKVIQFEGDLEAIRSELDSGYFENLIRHYLLENPHRVLYILAPDTEKQRLMDEKERRELDDIAASLQEEEKKRILEEAQILKNLQEAEEDLAVLPTLDREDIDREIRIVHPFEQKGSLVCYDAATSGIVYVNLAFGLAGLEAEKEALVPLFSHVLTRMGTKKMDYVAVARRVDACTGGIGAMGHARTRMDDGRLSPFITLSAKALERNLSPMLELLEDFTVSYDFSDTERLKKLLFEYRAAMESAVVQSGHRLAISLASRNLSPGCALSEEWGGVHQLKRIKEITDQIKAGKDEILSRLQNDFRDMAEKIFAKNNLRAALVSEKDIRDTARKGLENLQENLGAQVNLSFISSQPPEMSREGVREAWTTATAVNFVASALDTPGMDHPDAPVLAVIAKLLRSAYLHREIREKGGAYGGFALFNAEEGVFAMASYRDPHIRRTLDVFAAAADFLASGHFDERDINEAILQVCSEIDRPDTPSAAARKAFMRNLAGLSDEARIRFKERLLQVDRNAVCDVASRIFVKDRILQGVAVITGEDILAKEAVNPPLVSHRI from the coding sequence ATGAATATGATGAAAGATAGTGAAAAGAGCAGTTTATCCGAGGGCCAGCGCATTGGCGGTTATATTGTAAGGAAAACAGCCTCTCTTCCGGAGATCAGGGGAGAATATTATGCTCTGGAACATGAATCAACGGGTGCACGGCATGTGCATGTAGCCTGTGATGACAGTGAAAATACCTTTGCCGTAGGATTTAAAACAGTACCGGCAGATGAGACGGGTGTTGCCCATATTCTGGAGCATACAGCCCTCTGCGGTTCTGCCCGGTATCCGGTGCGGGATCCTTTTTTCTCCATGATTAAGCGCAGTCTCAACACTTTCATGAATGCCTTTACGGCTTCGGACTGGACCATGTATCCCTTTGCCACCCAGAACAGGAAAGATTTTTATAATCTTTTGGGGGTATATCTGGATGCGGCTTTTTTTCCGAAGCTGGATGTCTTGAGTTTCCGGCAGGAAGGACACCGTCTGGAGTTTGACGAAGATGGTGTACTGCAGCGCATGGGGGTTGTGTATAATGAAATGAAGGGAGCCATGAGCTCACCATCCCAGATCATGGGCCGTGGCCTGCTTAAAGCTCTGTATCCGGATGTGACCTATGGTCATAACTCCGGTGGTGATCCTGCCTTTATTCCTGAGCTGACCCATGAAGACCTGCTGGCCTTCCACAGCCGTCATTATCATCCCAGCAACGCCTGGTTTTTCACCTATGGTAATATGCCCCTGGAAGATCATCTTCAGGTTATTGAAAAAGAAGTCCTTTCCCATTTTAAACGTCTGGATCCCAAAACCGATGTGGCTTCCCAGCCCAGATGGAAAAATTCCCGCAAGATCCGGGAAACCTATCCTGCAATTGCAGGACCGAATCTTGAAAAGGAGTGCCAGATAGCCCTTGCATGGCTGACGCCGGATATTCTGGATACCCGTTCTGTATTGGGATTTGTTCTTCTGGAGCAGATTCTTTTGGGAAATGCCGGAGCACCTTTGCGTAAAGCTCTCATGGATTCCGGACTGGGAACGGCCGTCTGTGACGGTGCGGGTTTCGATGGTGACAACAGGGATACGGCCTTTTGCTGTGGGCTGAAGGGAATGGCTGAAAAGGATGCTGAGGCTCTCGAAACTCTGATAATGGATACACTAAGGGAGCTTGCAGAAAAGGGTATTGAGAGGGAGCTTGCGGATGCGGCCATTCATCAGCTGGAATTTCAGAAAAAAGAGATTTCCAATAGTCCCTATCCCTATGGCCTTAAGATGATCATGGGTGTTGCAGGCACATGGTTTCATGGTGGCGATCCTTTGAAGGTTATTCAGTTTGAAGGGGACCTTGAAGCTATCCGCAGTGAGCTGGACAGTGGGTATTTTGAAAATCTGATTCGTCACTACCTTCTGGAAAATCCCCACAGGGTGCTTTATATTCTGGCCCCGGATACGGAAAAACAGCGTCTCATGGATGAGAAGGAGCGCAGGGAGCTGGATGACATTGCTGCATCCCTTCAGGAAGAAGAAAAAAAGAGGATTCTTGAGGAAGCTCAAATACTGAAGAATCTTCAGGAGGCTGAGGAAGATCTTGCTGTCCTGCCAACCCTTGACCGTGAAGATATTGACAGAGAAATCCGTATCGTACATCCCTTTGAACAGAAGGGTAGTCTTGTTTGTTACGATGCGGCAACATCTGGTATTGTTTATGTTAATCTGGCATTTGGTCTTGCGGGACTGGAAGCCGAAAAAGAGGCCCTTGTTCCTTTGTTTTCCCATGTTCTTACCCGTATGGGTACAAAGAAGATGGATTATGTGGCTGTGGCCCGCAGGGTGGACGCCTGCACAGGAGGAATCGGAGCCATGGGCCATGCCCGTACCCGTATGGATGATGGCAGGCTTTCCCCCTTTATCACCCTTTCGGCCAAGGCACTGGAGAGAAACCTCTCTCCCATGCTGGAGCTTCTGGAAGATTTTACCGTATCCTATGATTTTTCTGATACGGAACGCTTGAAAAAGCTTTTGTTTGAATACAGGGCAGCCATGGAATCTGCCGTGGTGCAGAGCGGCCATCGTCTGGCCATTTCCCTTGCGTCAAGAAACTTAAGCCCCGGCTGTGCCCTCTCCGAAGAGTGGGGCGGGGTGCATCAGCTAAAACGCATTAAAGAGATCACGGATCAGATCAAGGCAGGTAAGGATGAAATACTGAGCCGTCTGCAAAATGATTTCAGAGATATGGCGGAAAAGATTTTTGCAAAAAACAATCTTCGTGCAGCCCTTGTATCGGAAAAGGATATCAGGGATACGGCCCGTAAAGGACTGGAAAATCTTCAGGAGAATCTGGGGGCTCAGGTAAATCTCAGTTTCATCTCTTCCCAGCCTCCGGAAATGTCCCGAGAAGGTGTCCGGGAAGCCTGGACAACGGCGACGGCGGTGAATTTTGTGGCATCTGCTCTGGATACACCCGGAATGGATCATCCCGATGCGCCGGTACTGGCCGTGATTGCCAAGCTGCTGCGTTCGGCTTATCTTCACAGGGAGATCCGGGAAAAAGGTGGAGCTTACGGTGGTTTTGCCCTTTTTAATGCCGAAGAAGGTGTTTTTGCCATGGCTTCCTATAGAGATCCCCATATCAGAAGAACCCTGGATGTGTTTGCGGCTGCGGCTGATTTTCTGGCTTCGGGCCATTTTGATGAAAGGGATATTAACGAGGCTATTTTACAGGTATGTTCTGAGATTGACAGGCCTGATACGCCCTCTGCCGCAGCCAGAAAGGCTTTTATGCGGAATCTGGCAGGTCTTTCCGATGAGGCGAGAATACGTTTTAAAGAACGCCTGCTGCAGGTGGATAGAAATGCCGTATGCGACGTGGCTTCCCGCATCTTTGTAAAAGACAGGATACTGCAGGGAGTGGCAGTGATTACTGGTGAAGATATACTGGCAAAGGAAGCGGTTAATCCGCCACTGGTATCCCATAGGATCTGA
- the rnk gene encoding nucleoside diphosphate kinase regulator gives MVQDRRIYITEKDLERLERLVEATDKRGKLGEHLERLMDELDRCEIVEPQNVPADAITMNSKVLLKDLATEKEAEWTLVFPGKADIAQNRISILAPAGIAMIGLRVGDVVTWPTQDGEKRLKVEALLYQPEAAGDYHL, from the coding sequence ATGGTACAGGATCGAAGGATTTATATTACGGAAAAAGATCTGGAGCGTCTGGAACGTCTGGTGGAAGCTACTGATAAGCGGGGGAAACTGGGGGAGCATCTGGAGCGTTTGATGGATGAGCTGGATCGTTGTGAAATTGTGGAGCCCCAGAATGTTCCGGCGGATGCCATTACAATGAACTCAAAGGTTCTTTTAAAGGATCTGGCAACGGAAAAGGAAGCGGAATGGACGCTGGTTTTTCCTGGTAAGGCGGATATTGCCCAAAACCGGATTTCCATTCTGGCACCCGCAGGCATTGCTATGATCGGTCTTCGTGTGGGAGATGTGGTTACCTGGCCAACGCAGGACGGAGAAAAGCGCCTTAAGGTGGAAGCTCTTTTGTATCAGCCGGAAGCAGCAGGGGATTATCATTTGTAA
- the tpx gene encoding thiol peroxidase, with product MVTVTLQGTPVKTSGSLPETGSKAPAFTLTSADLGETNLESFSEKKLVLNIFPSIDTGVCAASVRRFNAEAGKRPESAVLCISADLPFAHSRFCGSEGLKDVHSASTFRNPEFGETYGVTLADGPLRGLLARAVVIIDKDGKVAYTELVPEIGQDPNFDAALEALDALT from the coding sequence ATGGTCACTGTCACCCTTCAAGGTACCCCCGTTAAGACATCAGGCAGTCTGCCTGAAACAGGAAGCAAAGCACCGGCATTTACACTCACCTCTGCAGATCTGGGAGAAACAAATCTTGAAAGTTTTTCAGAAAAAAAACTGGTACTTAATATATTCCCAAGTATTGATACGGGTGTATGCGCTGCATCGGTCCGTCGTTTCAATGCCGAAGCAGGCAAAAGGCCCGAATCAGCTGTACTCTGCATCTCTGCGGATCTTCCCTTTGCCCACAGCCGTTTCTGCGGCAGCGAGGGCTTAAAAGATGTTCATTCCGCATCCACCTTCCGAAACCCTGAATTTGGTGAAACCTATGGCGTTACCCTTGCGGACGGTCCTCTGCGGGGACTTCTGGCCCGCGCAGTGGTGATCATTGATAAAGACGGAAAGGTAGCCTATACGGAACTTGTACCGGAAATCGGTCAGGATCCCAACTTTGATGCGGCACTGGAAGCACTGGACGCACTGACATAA
- a CDS encoding tetratricopeptide repeat protein — protein sequence MTSYDTPIPAQPASDASAPVLILHEDPVILAELTRSINSLGFINILSLKNSEEAMEESRRKKISFFICAYETENIEGLRFLNLIRKKSSFIYTPFFLTDDQFTSLKVMKAGYAGVSGLIVVPFSTKILQEKLFKNMRVKKDPIIQKTETQVEKGTALIDAGKNEEGIKELKSVLDQKEGPEYHYNIGYIRSIQKKYPEAIDAFKKATQMDRLFAKAYEAMARAYIAMGREDLADTYMHHAAQIYMEREQDGHAEDILKEMLELGYESLNVFNSLGIIYRKRGDHKKSMAHYTKALKIHPNEPNIYYNMGRICMDMKDMEKARILFERAVTIKKDFKEARQILKAMDLGIL from the coding sequence TTGACATCATATGACACACCCATCCCAGCCCAGCCCGCTTCCGATGCCAGTGCCCCTGTTCTGATACTCCATGAGGATCCCGTCATACTTGCGGAATTAACCCGTTCCATAAATTCTCTGGGGTTTATAAACATCCTGTCCCTTAAGAATTCTGAAGAAGCCATGGAGGAAAGCAGAAGAAAAAAAATTTCCTTTTTCATCTGTGCCTATGAAACAGAAAATATTGAGGGACTGCGCTTTTTAAACCTGATACGGAAAAAGTCGAGTTTTATCTACACGCCTTTTTTCCTTACGGATGATCAGTTCACAAGTCTTAAGGTCATGAAGGCCGGTTATGCCGGAGTCAGTGGTCTCATTGTAGTCCCCTTTTCCACAAAAATCCTGCAGGAAAAGCTCTTTAAGAATATGAGGGTAAAAAAAGATCCCATCATACAGAAAACAGAAACACAGGTGGAAAAAGGAACTGCCCTTATTGATGCGGGTAAAAACGAAGAAGGAATCAAGGAACTCAAATCAGTTCTGGACCAAAAAGAAGGACCGGAATATCACTACAACATAGGCTACATTCGAAGTATCCAGAAAAAATATCCCGAAGCCATAGATGCCTTTAAAAAAGCCACCCAGATGGACCGGCTTTTTGCAAAGGCATACGAAGCCATGGCAAGGGCCTATATTGCCATGGGCCGGGAGGATCTTGCGGATACCTACATGCATCATGCTGCCCAGATCTACATGGAAAGGGAACAGGATGGCCATGCTGAAGATATTTTAAAGGAAATGCTGGAACTCGGATATGAATCCCTCAATGTTTTTAACTCCCTTGGCATCATCTACAGAAAACGGGGAGACCACAAAAAATCCATGGCCCATTACACCAAGGCTCTGAAGATTCACCCCAATGAACCCAATATTTATTACAATATGGGTCGAATCTGTATGGATATGAAGGATATGGAAAAAGCAAGGATTCTCTTTGAAAGGGCTGTGACAATAAAAAAAGACTTCAAAGAAGCACGGCAGATTTTAAAAGCCATGGATCTTGGCATTCTCTGA
- a CDS encoding class I adenylate cyclase, translating to MQNIKRVVEQNKNNFIFYNISRLREMLRYMSPIKLDLFIEIPFLIHINDPEFPAYTTSFKGNPGLWHYENSGMAKELQKKRPEIKEHLHLPLKKPLVQALYHIGSLGTFTQSAKSDFDFWVIIDPCQMDKHQLAAFQEKLQRITTYGKKFFSQEISFFIHTAETLKNNILDMTDEVMAKPPPFLIKEEFYRTFLMITGKIPLWAILPPDLTEEEKENFLKYTEQLEEYLDMGCPPEPLPHYVVQQGLLWQICKAPEDPSKALIKASITASYQSRDKKTAAPLLCNEIRQNFKHPHMDDYTKDPYVKAFNRVLAFHEEQGDSASLAEAKIAIFFRLSGFPAVTLPEEGSPKRKILNHYVKKWQLTAPRLHKLLNYNLWHEEEKKLLDQTMTQTIVQMYLHSLENEGGKSHDNGDLIILANKARCVMQQDQKNRMPRSSLFLRSLPHTSLSIKMPENQEFPWHLCSGPKILFSDICLLRVLGWAMANGIYKPGKNSLDMPDNFKVFGSLEKEEKCTTIFLALQPWMPISDEVFLKKPVWERIIVALYGSSEKYKAGLLVRNSWGEIFFEALPFDPLDTEEDKCYHTAMKVLEYHGEDSHYFIFQISLKAMPQTVGRIRTIIEDSPSIKKQKVNTPLQRNVRLDII from the coding sequence ATGCAGAATATAAAGCGTGTGGTGGAGCAGAATAAAAACAATTTTATTTTTTACAACATATCCAGGTTAAGGGAAATGTTACGCTATATGTCCCCGATCAAACTCGATCTTTTTATAGAAATCCCTTTTCTTATACACATAAATGACCCGGAATTTCCAGCCTATACAACATCTTTCAAAGGCAATCCAGGATTATGGCACTACGAAAACTCAGGCATGGCAAAGGAACTGCAAAAAAAAAGACCAGAAATAAAAGAACATCTCCACCTTCCTTTAAAAAAGCCTCTGGTACAGGCACTCTATCACATAGGCAGTCTCGGCACCTTCACCCAGTCGGCCAAATCCGACTTTGACTTCTGGGTAATTATTGATCCCTGCCAAATGGACAAGCATCAGCTGGCTGCCTTCCAGGAAAAACTGCAGCGTATCACCACCTACGGTAAAAAATTCTTTTCCCAGGAAATCAGCTTTTTCATACACACGGCAGAAACACTAAAAAATAACATCCTGGATATGACAGACGAGGTAATGGCCAAGCCCCCTCCTTTTCTTATCAAGGAAGAATTTTACAGAACCTTCCTCATGATTACCGGCAAAATTCCGCTTTGGGCCATTCTACCTCCTGACCTGACAGAGGAAGAAAAAGAGAATTTCCTAAAATATACGGAGCAGCTTGAAGAATACCTTGATATGGGATGTCCTCCCGAACCACTTCCCCATTATGTCGTTCAACAGGGACTTCTCTGGCAGATATGTAAAGCTCCGGAAGATCCTTCCAAAGCCCTTATTAAAGCCAGTATCACAGCCAGCTATCAGAGCAGAGACAAAAAAACAGCAGCGCCTCTGCTCTGCAATGAAATCAGACAGAATTTCAAGCATCCTCACATGGATGATTACACAAAAGACCCCTATGTAAAGGCCTTTAACAGGGTTCTGGCCTTCCATGAAGAACAAGGAGACAGCGCAAGTCTGGCAGAAGCTAAAATAGCCATCTTTTTCCGTTTGTCCGGCTTTCCTGCGGTTACCTTGCCGGAAGAAGGTTCACCCAAAAGAAAGATACTGAACCATTATGTAAAAAAATGGCAGCTGACAGCCCCTCGCCTCCACAAATTGCTGAACTACAATCTCTGGCATGAGGAGGAAAAAAAACTTCTGGACCAGACCATGACCCAAACCATTGTCCAGATGTATCTGCACTCTCTTGAAAATGAAGGGGGAAAATCCCATGACAATGGAGACCTCATCATCCTTGCCAACAAAGCCCGCTGCGTCATGCAGCAGGACCAGAAAAACCGTATGCCCCGATCATCTCTTTTTTTAAGAAGTCTTCCCCACACAAGTCTCTCCATAAAAATGCCGGAAAATCAAGAATTTCCCTGGCATTTATGTTCCGGGCCAAAGATCCTGTTCTCTGATATCTGCCTGCTCAGGGTGCTGGGCTGGGCCATGGCCAATGGTATTTACAAGCCTGGGAAAAATAGCCTTGATATGCCGGATAATTTTAAAGTTTTTGGCTCTCTGGAAAAGGAAGAAAAATGCACCACAATTTTTTTGGCTCTGCAACCCTGGATGCCCATCTCCGACGAGGTTTTTCTTAAGAAACCTGTCTGGGAAAGAATCATCGTTGCCTTATACGGATCATCTGAAAAGTATAAGGCAGGGCTTCTGGTACGAAATTCATGGGGAGAAATTTTCTTTGAAGCCCTTCCCTTTGACCCGCTTGATACCGAAGAAGACAAATGTTATCATACAGCAATGAAGGTTCTGGAATACCATGGAGAAGACAGCCACTATTTTATTTTTCAGATATCCCTTAAGGCCATGCCACAGACCGTCGGGCGTATCAGAACCATCATTGAAGATTCCCCCAGTATAAAAAAACAAAAAGTCAACACTCCCCTTCAAAGGAACGTGCGCCTTGACATCATATGA
- a CDS encoding HDOD domain-containing protein, producing MGKEGKTGSGIELDKLDLPDIPELNALDASGEGAENRIALDALDLPDLPELNDFDESEEQADGRIALDALDLPDLPELNDFDESEEQADGRIALDALDLPDLPELSTLDEYGDGTGSGSESSIFVSGNSSERYDPYSLKKRPEEGSTQDLSDEGTLDGILESLDKQMRSGSFLHTFMAQITEINEIVKKEYASSHDIAQVILKDVSVASKVLSLVNSAYYGRFGKDGISSISEAMVVLGTDIVQEIASSLLLFEFMQDIAKSDLLKERSLTSLMRGIMGRQMAEKAGYGEKFAFHLVCMLYDIGEQVLIFCKPDVFRRIEIFAMRHQMEKDLVTKKMLGVSCSEIGRGIALGWGFPRAIVEGLYSFKDSEDKRKLTTRDLKRIVASFTYEMCNIDSFTNLRERRLKIEEIVNRYRGFIAMDAAYAESLLDNAMEQVERHARVLKIRLKNTRFDPERGSLSALLGKSVPVDMAEDEMPPVEIQASWISDRILAIEKLLAEEFRLGDVLLQIITTIYKGFFFSRIAICILDKANGLMTPRFVLGDDMAEFSRMFTFPLRKDGLDIFNKALRTGFDMVVEDTDQRDMNSRVPDWYLQAGFATSFALYPLILQKKVVGLIYVDWNRESAQLYSAEVKEWMHRIKNLTLKAIDKSRRK from the coding sequence ATGGGGAAGGAAGGTAAAACAGGTTCCGGTATTGAGCTTGATAAACTGGATTTGCCGGATATCCCTGAGCTGAATGCCCTGGATGCTTCTGGGGAGGGGGCGGAGAACAGGATAGCACTGGATGCCCTTGACCTTCCTGATCTTCCAGAACTGAATGATTTTGATGAATCTGAGGAGCAGGCTGATGGCAGGATTGCGCTGGATGCCCTTGACCTTCCTGACCTTCCAGAACTGAATGATTTTGATGAATCTGAGGAGCAGGCTGATGGCAGGATTGCGCTGGATGCCCTTGATCTCCCGGACCTTCCCGAATTAAGTACCCTTGATGAATATGGAGATGGAACTGGTAGTGGAAGTGAGTCAAGCATCTTTGTTTCAGGTAATTCTTCAGAAAGATATGATCCGTATTCCCTGAAGAAGAGACCTGAAGAAGGAAGTACTCAGGATCTTTCAGATGAAGGGACCCTGGATGGAATATTGGAAAGTCTTGATAAACAGATGCGATCGGGCAGCTTTCTTCATACTTTCATGGCCCAGATTACTGAAATCAATGAGATTGTAAAAAAAGAATACGCATCCAGCCATGATATTGCCCAGGTGATTCTAAAAGATGTTTCCGTTGCGTCCAAGGTGCTTTCGCTGGTGAACTCCGCTTACTACGGACGATTCGGAAAGGATGGTATTTCAAGTATTTCTGAAGCCATGGTGGTTCTTGGCACGGACATTGTTCAGGAAATAGCATCCTCATTGCTTTTGTTTGAATTTATGCAGGATATTGCAAAAAGTGATCTGCTGAAGGAAAGATCATTGACCAGTCTCATGCGAGGGATCATGGGAAGACAGATGGCGGAAAAGGCCGGGTATGGAGAAAAATTTGCCTTTCACCTTGTCTGTATGCTCTATGATATCGGTGAGCAGGTGCTGATTTTCTGCAAACCGGATGTTTTCAGGAGAATTGAAATTTTTGCCATGCGGCATCAGATGGAGAAGGATCTGGTGACTAAGAAAATGCTGGGGGTTTCCTGCAGTGAGATTGGCAGGGGGATTGCCCTGGGCTGGGGATTTCCAAGGGCCATTGTGGAAGGACTTTATTCTTTTAAGGATTCTGAGGATAAAAGGAAACTGACCACACGGGACCTGAAACGTATTGTGGCATCCTTTACCTATGAGATGTGCAATATTGATTCTTTCACGAATCTCAGGGAAAGAAGATTGAAAATTGAGGAGATTGTAAATCGTTACAGGGGCTTCATTGCCATGGATGCTGCATATGCTGAATCTTTGCTGGATAATGCCATGGAACAGGTGGAAAGGCATGCCCGTGTACTGAAAATTCGTTTGAAAAATACCCGGTTTGATCCGGAACGGGGAAGCCTTTCTGCATTGCTGGGTAAAAGTGTTCCGGTCGATATGGCGGAAGACGAGATGCCGCCGGTGGAAATACAGGCATCATGGATATCTGACAGGATTCTTGCTATTGAAAAACTCCTGGCAGAGGAGTTTCGTTTGGGGGATGTGCTTTTACAGATTATTACAACAATTTATAAAGGTTTTTTCTTCTCAAGGATTGCCATCTGTATTCTGGACAAGGCAAATGGTCTTATGACTCCCCGTTTTGTCCTTGGAGATGATATGGCGGAATTCAGCCGTATGTTTACATTCCCCCTCCGTAAGGATGGGCTTGATATTTTTAATAAAGCACTGAGAACCGGGTTTGATATGGTGGTGGAAGATACGGATCAGAGGGATATGAACAGCAGAGTTCCGGACTGGTATCTGCAGGCCGGTTTTGCCACGTCTTTTGCCCTTTATCCTCTGATTCTGCAAAAAAAAGTTGTGGGGCTGATTTATGTGGACTGGAACAGAGAGTCGGCACAGCTTTATTCAGCAGAGGTTAAGGAGTGGATGCACAGGATCAAGAATCTTACCCTTAAGGCCATTGATAAAAGCAGAAGAAAATAA